The DNA sequence CCAATTCCGCTTCGTTGAGCGGCCGATAACTGCCGGGTGGAATCGATTCGTCCAGTTCGATTGGTCCCATCGTCAGCCGTTTCAGGTAGGTGACTTTCTTGCCGACCGAAAGGAACATCTTCTTCACTTGGTGGAATTTCCCTTCGCTGATGTCCAACAGCACGCGGCTTTCGTCGTCCTCTTGGCTGAGGATGGTCAAATGGGCCGGCTTGCAGGTAGTTCCGCCGTGGAAGACGATCCCTTCGGCGAAGGCTTCCTGATCGGCGGCGGTCACGCGCTCGTTCACGACGACTTCATAGCGCTTCGTCACTTTTTTGTGCGGCAGCAACAGCTGATATCCCAGTTGCCCGTTGTCCGTGATCAGCAGCAGCCCTTCCGTGTCCTTGTCCAGCCGTCCCACAGGATAGAGGCCCGGTCTGCGGTCGGACGGGTCGATCAGATCGATGACGGTCCGGTTGCCTTCATCGGATACCGCCGTCACAACTCCAGCCGGCTTGTGCAGCATGTAGTAGACATTGGTCCGATGCGTCAGCGTTTCCCCCGAGACGATGACCGTCTGGAGCTGCGGATCGACATTGTGACTGTCCGCCAGCACGATTTCCCCGTCGATGCTGACCTGTTTGCTTCTGATCAATTTTTTCACTTGTCCTCGCGAACCGTAGCCGCATTCGCTGAGCAGTTTGTCCAATCGCATCCATCCTCATCCTTTCCGTTTTTATTGCAGTCCTTACATTCTAAGCGGAACGGATCTTTGTTGCAAGCGGCATCCATGGATTACCAAAAAAATCCCCCCCGTTTGTGTATCATCTCGAGGGGAATGTTTTATCTTCAATTTCAATCAGGCGAGGCGCCATTATTCCGAATTTGTTCACCACAGGATCCAGGTTCTTTCTGTTGATGCAAAGATACAGATCCTTATCGCTTGCCAACAGCATCTTCAACGCCCGGCAGAACCCTTTCCTTTGCAGTTCGACCGGGCCAATCTCATCCAGCAGGATGGTCCGGATCAACGGGTCGGAAAGGAAATCCCGGATGGCCTGCTCGGCAGCCACGAGGGGCTCCCGCAGGAAAGTGAAGCGGTCGAACCCGAAGCTGTCCTTTTGAAGCGGCACTGCATCAGGATTGCTTAATCTGATGAACGGAAGTGTCTCTCCTGTCGCCAGTCTTTTCAGGTCATAGCCTTCGAACGCACCCTGCTCCGAAAAAACTTTGATGCTGGCGAAACCGTCGGCCGTACAGACAGGCAGCTCATGGTAGAGCCTGATCAGCTCCGTTGTCTTTCCGGAGTTCATTTCACCTGTGATGATGTTCACTCGTCCCATGCCGTCCCCCCTAAAACGCAAGCGTCAGCATGATGGCCGTCGCCAGCGCCGCATAGGCAACAACTGGTGTCACCTCAACAACGCGTGCTGTTTTTTCGATTTTCAGATAAACAAACATCAGGATAGCATTCACAAAGCTTTCCAAAAGCAGGAAGCGCAGACTGACCTGCAGTCCGTCCGTCACAAGCGCGGCCGGCAGATCGATGAGCGAAATCAGGAATAGATAAATGAGAAAGACCGCTCGCCAAAGGACGCCCATCGAAAAAACCGACGCGAAGCCGACATCAGTTTTCCTTCTTTCGGCATAGGCGAATACGAGCGCCACCGCCAGCCCTTCCAATAGGATCGAAAGGGCCGGATTGAGTATCCTGATCGGGACGTTCCCCGTAATCAGGAAATCGCAGCACTTGATCAACGCCGCGACCAGTGCCACCTGAAAGACCGCATCGGCCTTCCCGCTCGCCAAGTAGCTTTTCCTCATGAAATAAAAGGCGACAGGGAACATCACGAATCCCGGAACTCCGGGGAGTTGGATCGCGGCCATGTGCAATACATAACCCAGTGTCGCCTCGGCTATCCCCCAAAGCGAACCCCAGTAGACAATCTGAATGGCTTTCTTGTTCATTTCGCCAGCCCCTTTCCGATGAAATCCTCCAGCAGCTGCAAGGATACATGCCGCCGATAGTCCGCTGTGGAACGGATGTCGTCCAACGGCGCAAGCAGTTCCCCATATCGCGTGCGCAACGATTCTATTTTTGAATCCAGTTCCGTTTCCGCTGTCCCTATCAAAATCTCTTCGCAGGCCCTGTCCCTGACGGCAGTCGGAGCTACGGAACCGAATGCGATCCGCACGTCTTCGATGATACCGTCTTTCTTGATCGCCACCGCATAGAAACTCGCCTTGGAGATGGCGTTGACTTTCCTTCCGCCGATTTTCCGGTAATAAACTATCGGAAATTCAGAAACCGGTATCATGATTTCCGTCACCAGTTCATCGGGTTGAAGCAGCGTCTGTTTGGCAAAGGTGATGAATTGTGCGACAGGCAGTTTGCGTGTCCCATGCATGGACGCCAGGGTAACCTCCGCATCAAGCGCATAGAGCATCGGCAGGCTGTCACCGGATGCGGAGGCGTTGCAAAGGTTTCCCGCCAACGTCCCCATATTCCGGATGGATGGTGAAGCCATCTCGCGGATCGGCAAAGTGATGTAGTCAGGAACCCAGGAATGTTCCATTAGTTCGGAAAGCGTGACGGCTGCGCCGATGATAAGCTTGCCCTCTGCGATTTCGATGCGCTTAAGCTCCGCGATATTCCCGATATGCAACACATCCAGCGGGAAATCCGGCGGCATGCCGTTCCAACGCCTGTATTTCACCATCACATCGGTTCCGCCGTTGATGACTAGGGTCTCGTGCTGCCCCCTGATCCGCAGCGCCTCCTCCAAAGTTTCCGGAACGAATACGTTCACCATAACCCTTCACTCTCCCTTGATGCGGCCAGGATGGCATCAACGATCATCGTATAGCCGGTGCAACGGCACAGGTTCCCGGAGATGCCTTCCCTTACCTCCGCTTCAGTCGGATGGGGATTTTTCGAGAGCAATGCTTCCGCCCCCATAATGATGCCCGGCGTGCAGAAACCGCATTGGACGCTGCCGTACTCCGCCAATTTATTTTTCAGCAGCTGGAACCTTTCCGTATCCCGGTAGCCTTCGATTGTCCAGATGTTTTTTCCTGCAACCATGGCTGCCGTGATCAGACAGGAATTGACCAAGCGGCCATCCAACAGCACGGCGCAGGCGCCGCACTCGCCTTCCCCGCAACCTTCCTTGGCCCCTTTGCAATCAAGGTCCTCCCTTATGATATCGAGCAGCCTTCTGGCGGGATCCGTCTTCAGTTCGACTGCTTGCCCATTCAGTTTGAAAGAAATGACTTCCATCATGTCATCAGCTCCCTTATGTATTCCGGGGTCACCGGGATACGGTCGATTTTTTTGCCGATTGCCTGTTCCACTGCGGCCGCAAATGCCGGAGCGGCTCCAATCATCGGCAACTCTCCTAACCCTTTGGCCCCGAACGGCCCTCCAGCATAAGGGTTTTCGATCAATTCAAACGCGATCCGCGGAAAGTCCACGGCCGCGGGGATCAGATACTCGGAAAGACTGTCTTGCAGCAATTTTCCTCCCGTGGACTGCAGCCTTTCCATGGCTGCGTACCCCAATCCCTGCATGATGCCGCCTTCGATCTGGCCCTGCACGATCTTTTCGTCTATCGGCGTTCCGATATCATATACCGCCCAAACGCCTTTGGTTTCGACTTCATACGTTACCGGATCGACTTCCACTTCGACGACGTTGGCCCCCCAGGAATATTCCGGATAAGCATTCCCGGCCAATTTTTCGCTGTCCCAGGACAAGTGTTCCGGATAAACGTAATCCTTCGCCACTTCGAATGTTTCCTCAGTCCAACGCTGTTTCATTTCGACAGCGCATTCCTGAAGCAGGCGTCCGACGATAATGACGGTCCGGGATGCGACAGTAGGGCCTGAATCTGGACAGTCCGCGGTGTCCGGATAGGTCAGTTTGACTTGTCCGATCGGGATGTCCAAGGTTTGGGCGACGATTTTGCGCAAGGTGGTCAGAGCCCCTTGGCCGATTTCGGTGCTCGATACAAAAATACCAACCGTTCCGTCCGCATACTTCTTCAGCTTTACCCGCGATTTCAGCAATTCCGCTTCTCCTGATCCAGTGAAGCCGCAGCCATGGAAGAAGAACGAGCAGCCGATTCCCTTCCAGAAACCCTTGTCTGATCCGAATGCGCCATGCTTCTCCTGATAACCGGACGATCTGTTCACAGCATCGGCGATTTCAGCCAGTTTGATGTCGGAATGGAAGACGCCACCGGTCGAAGAAGTGTCCCCTTTTTTCAGGAAATAACTCCTCCGCCATTCCATCGGATCGACTCCCAATTCGGTCGCGATGTGCGCCATATGCATTTCGATGGCGAAGAATGCCTGCGGTCCGCCGAAGCCCCGGAACGCACCGGTCACGATGTTGTTGGTCGCATAGGCCTTCCCCGTCACCTTCAGGTTCGGGATATCATAGACGCCGCAGACGGAGAAAATCGACCGCTGCAGCACGACGCTGGAGAGGCCTGCATAGGCTCCGGCATCCAGCTTGACGTCGATTTCCCGGGCGATGATGCGCCCTTCCGCATCCAGATGGCTCTTGATACGGATGATGCTAGGATGGCGCTTGGTCGAGGCGCGGATGTCCTCCGGCCTGTCGAAAAGCAATTGGACCGGTTTTCCCGTCTTGATGGCGGCCAAAGCAGCGTGCACTCCCGGAATCGAAGGATATTCCTCCTTGCCACCGAAGCCTCCGCCCGTCGGCAGCTGGACGACACGCACCCGGTCATCCCCCCAGCCGAGCGCCTGCTTCAAGCCACTGTGGATGTAATACGGACACTGCATCGAGCCGTAAACAGAGACGCGCTTACCGTCGTAGATTGCCAGCATCGCTTGCGGCTCGATATAGACATGCTCCTGATAGCCTGTGCGGAACTCATCTTCGATCACCCGGACTGCCTGCGCTACGGCCGCATCCGGATCGCCTTTCATGTATTCATAACCGACAAAATAGGGTTTGTCTCCGTAAATGAAAGAATCCGTTTGTTCCATGGCAGCCTCGATTGATAGGATCGGCTGCAGCAATTCGTAGTCCACTTCTATTTTTCCGATGATGTCGAGTATGATTTCCTTATCCGACCCAATGACCAAAAGGATCGGCTGGCCGATATAATTGACTTCATCCACAGCCAAAAACGGCTGATCCTCGTACACAATCGGCACGATATTCTTGCCGGGGATATCATGGTAGTCGATGACCGTGTACCCTTCCGGCAGCTCCGGCAAACGGATTGCGCGAATTTTCGCGCGCGGCACCTCGGAGCGCAATGTCCTTGCGTAGAGCATGCCCTCCGGATGCAAGTCGGCGCAGTATTTCGCTTTCCCTTCGACCTTGTCATCAAAATCGAAACGCCTGATGGATTTGCTGATGGTTTCCATCTCTTCACCTCACTTCTTTCGTTCGAAAATACTCCACTGCCTTGGCGTAATCCTCCGGCGTATCGATGTCCCAAAGAATCTCCGGACGGTCCACCGCGATGATTTTCGCTTTGTTTGCGCTTATGTATTCCTGCAGGCTTTGGCAGCGTTCGTCCACCAATAGGCCTTCGATCGCACAGCGGCTCAACAGGACCGGATGCCCACACTTCCCCTGATAGGCCGGCAGAACGATATCCCCTTTACCGGCCAACAGTTTTTCACAGACTTCATGGGTGATGAATGGGCAGTCGCCGGGCAGGATGAGGACATACTCCGCATCTGTATGCCGTAAGCCGAGCCGCATGGAGGAGAACATGCCTTTTTCGCAGTCCGGATTGTGAACGAAGACGACTTCCGCTTCTGGACAATGTCCGGCCGAAACCATCACCGCTTCGGCATGGAATCCCGTCACGACGATGACCTTGCTGCAGAACGGGCGTAGGCTACCGATGCTTCTTTGGATCACTGTCCAGCCGCCCAAGTCCATCGTCATTTTTGATTTTCCCGCCATCCGGGAGGATCTCCCGGCAGCCAAGATGACGCCTTCCGTTCCCATCACATCAACCCTTCCCGAAACAAAAAAGACATCGCTTACATTTATGGACTGGTTTGTTGTACCCTGTGCCTTCATTATACACCCGATTGTTCTGCCTTTGCGTTCCCCACTAATTTCCACATTAATTTCTAATCTTTTTCATACATTTTTCCAGCTAGGTCTGCTACACTATCCACTATGCAAAAGTAAGTCGTATTCATCATTAAGGAAAGCTGGTTTTACACATGTTCATCCAAGCTAGAAAACTATCCATCGCCCGCGGTTTCTCCAACGCCGCTGTCAATAAATTCAAGACCAGCACGCTGCTGCCACAACAACCCGGTTTCCACAGCGTCGAAACCTATGTCCGTTCGGTCAACAATGAGAGCGAGGAAGTGCTCGTCCTGATCAAATGGGAATCCAAAAAAAATTGGCAGAACTGGGGAAAAAGAGACCGAAATACCTATTGGGCATGGAAATGAACTACTACGAGAGTTTCTGACAACAGTTTTCAATACTTACTTTTTTGAAATGTATCCTGTATTGTACTTGCGCAGATGTTGCGTGTTGATTGTCTGATTCTTCGTGGTTATCGGACAAGCTGAAGCTCGCTTGCATGCTGGTTGTCCGATTCTTCGTGGTTATCAGACAAGCTGAAGCTCGTTTGCGTGCTAGTTGTCTGATTCTTCGTGGTTATCGGACAAGCTGAAGCTCGCTTGCATGCTGGTTGTCCGATTCTTCGTGGGTATCGGACAACCAGCAGCTCAAACGCATACAACCAAGCCCCGCGCAAGTGAATCATGCGCGGGGCTTGGTTTATGGCTTCACATCATTTTTTCCTGCCAGCTCCGTCGGGATTTCCGTCAACGCCGCGTTCAAAGGCTGCCAAATGTTTTTCGGATGCGGCCATCAAGCGTTCAAAGACACTTCTGACATCTTCCGGCAAATCTTCGGCCTCAAGGAATTGCCCATAGACAGAGATGTTTTCGATTTCGCCTGCCACGCCTTTTTCAAAACTTTCCGCTAAGGACGCCGGCAACACGATTCGGGCCTCCGCTTCATTTTCCGGAACCTCAAATCCGTAAGTTTCGAACAGCGGCAACAGCAAGGAAATGTGTGTGCCCTCAGCCTTGGCGATGCTCGTGAAAGGTTTGACCGTTCCAAATGCCTCCATGATTGCGAGATAGGAAGCTTCGGCCATGTATTCATCCTGGATGGCGTAAACCAACATTTCTTCTATAGTATACGTTTCGCC is a window from the Trichococcus shcherbakoviae genome containing:
- a CDS encoding antibiotic biosynthesis monooxygenase codes for the protein MFIQARKLSIARGFSNAAVNKFKTSTLLPQQPGFHSVETYVRSVNNESEEVLVLIKWESKKNWQNWGKRDRNTYWAWK
- a CDS encoding (2Fe-2S)-binding protein, with translation MMEVISFKLNGQAVELKTDPARRLLDIIREDLDCKGAKEGCGEGECGACAVLLDGRLVNSCLITAAMVAGKNIWTIEGYRDTERFQLLKNKLAEYGSVQCGFCTPGIIMGAEALLSKNPHPTEAEVREGISGNLCRCTGYTMIVDAILAASRESEGLW
- a CDS encoding nucleotidyltransferase family protein, with protein sequence MGTEGVILAAGRSSRMAGKSKMTMDLGGWTVIQRSIGSLRPFCSKVIVVTGFHAEAVMVSAGHCPEAEVVFVHNPDCEKGMFSSMRLGLRHTDAEYVLILPGDCPFITHEVCEKLLAGKGDIVLPAYQGKCGHPVLLSRCAIEGLLVDERCQSLQEYISANKAKIIAVDRPEILWDIDTPEDYAKAVEYFRTKEVR
- a CDS encoding FAD binding domain-containing protein is translated as MVNVFVPETLEEALRIRGQHETLVINGGTDVMVKYRRWNGMPPDFPLDVLHIGNIAELKRIEIAEGKLIIGAAVTLSELMEHSWVPDYITLPIREMASPSIRNMGTLAGNLCNASASGDSLPMLYALDAEVTLASMHGTRKLPVAQFITFAKQTLLQPDELVTEIMIPVSEFPIVYYRKIGGRKVNAISKASFYAVAIKKDGIIEDVRIAFGSVAPTAVRDRACEEILIGTAETELDSKIESLRTRYGELLAPLDDIRSTADYRRHVSLQLLEDFIGKGLAK
- a CDS encoding nucleoside-triphosphatase; its protein translation is MGRVNIITGEMNSGKTTELIRLYHELPVCTADGFASIKVFSEQGAFEGYDLKRLATGETLPFIRLSNPDAVPLQKDSFGFDRFTFLREPLVAAEQAIRDFLSDPLIRTILLDEIGPVELQRKGFCRALKMLLASDKDLYLCINRKNLDPVVNKFGIMAPRLIEIEDKTFPSR
- a CDS encoding 16S rRNA pseudouridine(516) synthase; its protein translation is MRLDKLLSECGYGSRGQVKKLIRSKQVSIDGEIVLADSHNVDPQLQTVIVSGETLTHRTNVYYMLHKPAGVVTAVSDEGNRTVIDLIDPSDRRPGLYPVGRLDKDTEGLLLITDNGQLGYQLLLPHKKVTKRYEVVVNERVTAADQEAFAEGIVFHGGTTCKPAHLTILSQEDDESRVLLDISEGKFHQVKKMFLSVGKKVTYLKRLTMGPIELDESIPPGSYRPLNEAELEQLKPYFK
- a CDS encoding xanthine dehydrogenase family protein molybdopterin-binding subunit; this encodes METISKSIRRFDFDDKVEGKAKYCADLHPEGMLYARTLRSEVPRAKIRAIRLPELPEGYTVIDYHDIPGKNIVPIVYEDQPFLAVDEVNYIGQPILLVIGSDKEIILDIIGKIEVDYELLQPILSIEAAMEQTDSFIYGDKPYFVGYEYMKGDPDAAVAQAVRVIEDEFRTGYQEHVYIEPQAMLAIYDGKRVSVYGSMQCPYYIHSGLKQALGWGDDRVRVVQLPTGGGFGGKEEYPSIPGVHAALAAIKTGKPVQLLFDRPEDIRASTKRHPSIIRIKSHLDAEGRIIAREIDVKLDAGAYAGLSSVVLQRSIFSVCGVYDIPNLKVTGKAYATNNIVTGAFRGFGGPQAFFAIEMHMAHIATELGVDPMEWRRSYFLKKGDTSSTGGVFHSDIKLAEIADAVNRSSGYQEKHGAFGSDKGFWKGIGCSFFFHGCGFTGSGEAELLKSRVKLKKYADGTVGIFVSSTEIGQGALTTLRKIVAQTLDIPIGQVKLTYPDTADCPDSGPTVASRTVIIVGRLLQECAVEMKQRWTEETFEVAKDYVYPEHLSWDSEKLAGNAYPEYSWGANVVEVEVDPVTYEVETKGVWAVYDIGTPIDEKIVQGQIEGGIMQGLGYAAMERLQSTGGKLLQDSLSEYLIPAAVDFPRIAFELIENPYAGGPFGAKGLGELPMIGAAPAFAAAVEQAIGKKIDRIPVTPEYIRELMT
- a CDS encoding DUF2202 domain-containing protein; the protein is MKKWMNGVVGGALTVLLFGSTGVMASEEEELYGAAAVSEGETYTIEEMLVYAIQDEYMAEASYLAIMEAFGTVKPFTSIAKAEGTHISLLLPLFETYGFEVPENEAEARIVLPASLAESFEKGVAGEIENISVYGQFLEAEDLPEDVRSVFERLMAASEKHLAAFERGVDGNPDGAGRKK